In the genome of Pediococcus claussenii ATCC BAA-344, one region contains:
- a CDS encoding alpha/beta hydrolase, whose amino-acid sequence MKRVGMILLLVIVLIVAFLGFKKYNTTDSILKKVQSDAGNNDTVTIFVGGYGSSPNAFNDMVNAFHNNGLTTEKIRVNITNNGKIDVDTKQKQLKNETIQVAFKRNKDPLYQEKLFPKVMKKLHLEYNVNKVNLVGHSMGGLIELAYLTGNHRNEYPKVIKFATIATPYKRFFKTNNNISRSVDQIESNLKNVPSNLQVLNMGGHINGKDSDGVVPVAGIKEFGPMIKPHVASYKERIFEGTEGQVQHSNLRHNSKVIDTLAEFLWK is encoded by the coding sequence ATGAAACGAGTAGGAATGATTTTGTTATTGGTTATTGTGCTAATCGTGGCTTTTTTAGGATTTAAAAAATATAATACTACTGACTCAATTCTAAAAAAAGTACAAAGTGACGCCGGGAATAACGACACTGTAACTATTTTTGTTGGAGGGTACGGATCTTCACCTAATGCATTTAATGATATGGTAAATGCGTTTCATAACAACGGTTTAACAACGGAAAAAATTAGGGTGAATATCACAAATAATGGAAAGATTGATGTTGATACTAAACAAAAACAGTTAAAGAATGAAACAATTCAAGTGGCATTTAAACGAAATAAAGATCCTCTATATCAGGAAAAATTATTTCCAAAAGTGATGAAAAAATTACATCTAGAATACAATGTTAATAAAGTTAACTTAGTGGGGCACTCAATGGGTGGATTAATTGAACTTGCATACCTAACTGGGAATCATAGAAATGAGTATCCTAAAGTAATAAAATTTGCGACAATTGCTACGCCATACAAACGATTTTTCAAAACGAACAATAATATCAGTCGTTCAGTGGATCAGATTGAATCTAATCTTAAAAATGTACCGTCCAATTTACAAGTTTTGAATATGGGCGGGCATATTAATGGCAAGGATAGTGATGGAGTGGTACCAGTTGCCGGTATTAAAGAATTTGGTCCAATGATCAAACCGCATGTTGCGAGTTATAAAGAACGGATATTTGAAGGAACAGAGGGTCAAGTACAACATTCAAATTTAAGGCATAATTCTAAGGTGATTGATACACTTGCTGAATTTTTATGGAAATAA
- the ligA gene encoding NAD-dependent DNA ligase LigA yields MAIPKEIDQLTENEANDLAVQLRSTLDKWSDQYYTKDAPDVEDYVYDEKYNDLLELEQAFPSIITPDSITQRVGGKVLEGFSKVTHEEPMLSMGDVFSREELTEFDNRIQKNIGHAVDYNVELKIDGLAISLIYENGELVQGSTRGDGNIGEDITKNLRTITSIPRTLTRPVSLEVRGECYMPKEAFAKLNVKQLEAGKEVFANPRNAAAGSLRQLDTSITKSRKLDTFIYTLMAVENFNPTTQHEAIQTMEELGFHTNPTQQICHNLDEVWEYIAKYQKVRDELPYGIDGIVLKVNDLSLQAKLGHTIKVPRWEIAYKFPPEEEATVVRDIEWTVGRTGVVTPTAVMDPVQLAGTTVSRATLNNVDQMRAKDVRIGDTVLLHKAGDIIPEITKVVIEKRPENIAELSVPETCPSCGQKLVHLNGEVALRCINPDCPAQIVARLEHFGSRNAMNIMGLGPKQIQQLFAKQFIQHFDDLYKLTPNELEQLDGFKEKRVNNLLDAINNSRKNSLERLVNGLGIQGVGTKMARTLAEEFKTMDNLMSASVEEFDAVDTVGEILARNLVTFFNSAGAKEMIEELKAVGVNMTFLGQATVPDENNFFNGKRVVITGTLEHFKRNDLKEQLTNLGANVTGSVSKKTNLLIAGSEAGSKLERANELGIQVMNEEELLEQL; encoded by the coding sequence ATGGCAATTCCAAAAGAAATTGATCAGTTGACAGAAAATGAGGCAAATGACCTTGCAGTTCAGCTACGGTCAACCTTGGATAAATGGAGTGACCAATACTACACCAAGGATGCACCAGACGTTGAAGATTATGTATATGATGAAAAATACAATGATTTATTAGAGTTAGAGCAAGCTTTTCCAAGCATTATAACACCGGATTCGATTACACAGCGTGTTGGTGGTAAGGTTTTAGAAGGATTTTCAAAGGTTACTCATGAGGAACCGATGCTTTCAATGGGAGACGTTTTTTCGCGAGAAGAACTGACAGAGTTTGACAATCGAATTCAAAAAAATATTGGACATGCTGTTGATTATAACGTCGAACTTAAAATTGATGGGCTTGCTATCTCACTAATTTATGAGAATGGTGAATTGGTTCAAGGGTCAACCAGAGGGGATGGAAATATTGGTGAGGACATCACTAAAAATTTACGGACAATTACTTCAATTCCACGAACCCTGACTAGACCAGTTTCATTGGAAGTACGCGGAGAGTGTTATATGCCTAAGGAAGCGTTTGCTAAGTTGAATGTCAAACAACTGGAGGCAGGCAAAGAAGTATTTGCTAATCCGCGAAATGCCGCGGCTGGAAGCTTACGTCAGTTGGATACGTCAATTACAAAAAGTCGTAAGTTAGATACTTTTATTTACACTCTGATGGCAGTGGAAAACTTTAATCCAACAACGCAACATGAAGCAATCCAGACGATGGAAGAGCTTGGATTCCACACTAATCCGACGCAACAGATTTGTCATAACCTTGATGAAGTTTGGGAATATATTGCAAAGTATCAAAAAGTGCGAGACGAGTTACCATATGGCATTGATGGGATTGTTCTAAAGGTGAATGATCTAAGTTTACAAGCGAAACTGGGACACACTATTAAGGTTCCTAGATGGGAAATTGCGTATAAGTTTCCACCTGAAGAGGAAGCAACTGTCGTTAGAGACATTGAATGGACAGTTGGGAGAACTGGTGTTGTTACACCAACTGCTGTGATGGATCCAGTACAGCTTGCAGGTACTACGGTTAGTCGTGCAACGCTTAATAACGTTGACCAAATGCGTGCCAAGGATGTTCGAATTGGAGACACGGTTTTGCTGCACAAGGCAGGCGATATTATTCCAGAGATAACTAAGGTGGTTATCGAAAAGCGACCTGAAAACATTGCAGAATTAAGCGTTCCAGAAACTTGTCCATCTTGTGGACAAAAGTTAGTTCATTTGAACGGTGAGGTTGCATTAAGGTGTATTAACCCCGATTGCCCCGCTCAAATAGTTGCGCGATTGGAACATTTTGGTTCTCGTAATGCTATGAATATCATGGGATTGGGCCCTAAACAAATTCAACAACTTTTTGCTAAGCAATTTATCCAGCATTTTGATGATTTATATAAATTAACTCCAAATGAATTGGAACAATTAGATGGATTCAAGGAAAAACGAGTTAATAATTTATTGGATGCAATTAATAATAGTCGCAAAAATTCATTAGAACGTTTGGTAAACGGTCTTGGAATTCAGGGTGTTGGTACCAAGATGGCAAGAACCTTAGCAGAAGAATTCAAAACCATGGATAATCTAATGTCTGCCAGTGTTGAGGAGTTTGATGCAGTAGATACAGTAGGTGAAATATTAGCGCGCAATTTGGTAACATTCTTTAATAGTGCGGGTGCCAAAGAAATGATCGAAGAATTAAAGGCTGTTGGTGTTAATATGACCTTTTTAGGCCAAGCAACTGTTCCAGATGAGAATAATTTTTTCAATGGCAAGCGAGTTGTTATCACTGGTACTTTAGAGCACTTCAAACGAAATGATTTAAAAGAACAACTAACTAATTTGGGAGCAAATGTAACAGGATCGGTTTCAAAAAAAACCAACCTACTAATTGCCGGTAGCGAGGCAGGTAGCAAGTTGGAAAGGGCTAATGAACTTGGTATACAAGTTATGAATGAAGAGGAACTGTTAGAGCAATTGTAA
- a CDS encoding YbhB/YbcL family Raf kinase inhibitor-like protein — translation MKITVNFENGFLPDRYGKHANEEFKLNSRPIRSFPIHITDLPANTKAIALSLVDYDAVPVAGFPWIHWIATDIAPTDLIPEDFSQKNKGVVQGKNSNISRYVNEHDINVNERYTGPTPPETHNYTLTVYALSEPTGLKPGFYLNELMKATEPITIEKTEIKIPSRG, via the coding sequence ATGAAAATTACAGTTAATTTTGAAAACGGATTTCTGCCAGATCGTTATGGTAAGCATGCTAACGAAGAGTTTAAGCTGAACTCACGACCAATTCGTTCATTTCCAATTCATATTACAGATCTACCAGCAAATACCAAAGCCATTGCACTTTCACTCGTTGATTATGATGCTGTTCCTGTGGCTGGCTTTCCATGGATTCATTGGATTGCCACTGACATTGCCCCAACCGATCTAATTCCAGAAGACTTTAGTCAGAAAAACAAAGGTGTTGTTCAGGGTAAAAACAGCAACATTTCCCGCTATGTAAACGAACACGACATTAACGTTAACGAACGATATACTGGTCCAACGCCACCTGAAACTCACAACTACACTTTGACTGTATATGCATTAAGTGAGCCAACCGGTTTAAAGCCAGGTTTCTATCTCAACGAACTAATGAAGGCTACCGAGCCAATCACTATCGAAAAAACGGAAATAAAAATCCCAAGTCGTGGATAA
- a CDS encoding ABC transporter ATP-binding protein, whose product MASDVVVLSVKHIQKKFGNFEALKDVTFDVHKGEVFGFIGPNGAGKTTTIRTILGIIKTSNGSATIFGDDVWKKRVSIHKRLAYVPGDVYLWPNLTGGEIIDLFLKMNGDKHTSRTDNLIKKFELDVTKKARTYSKGNRQKVALIAAFSADADFYIFDEPTSGLDPLNEEMFQQEVLQLKQRGKSILLSSHILSEVEKMCDRIGIIREGQIIETGTLDEMRHLTRTQITVETSNDPSNIKDLTGVHDFIIDENDKNRAIFAVDSESMEKVMKALVDNGIITLQSTPPTLEDLFLRYYKQDTDPNEVSDHEK is encoded by the coding sequence ATGGCAAGTGATGTGGTGGTACTTAGCGTAAAACATATCCAAAAGAAGTTTGGCAATTTTGAAGCACTGAAAGATGTTACTTTTGATGTGCATAAAGGTGAGGTTTTTGGATTTATCGGACCCAATGGCGCTGGGAAGACGACAACAATTAGGACAATTTTGGGGATAATTAAGACATCGAACGGGTCTGCTACTATATTTGGTGATGACGTTTGGAAAAAGCGGGTATCTATTCACAAAAGGTTGGCATACGTTCCAGGTGATGTATATTTGTGGCCGAATTTAACTGGTGGCGAGATTATTGATTTATTCCTTAAAATGAATGGTGATAAACATACTTCGAGAACGGATAACTTAATTAAAAAATTTGAACTAGATGTTACGAAAAAAGCTCGAACATATTCAAAGGGTAATAGGCAAAAGGTTGCATTAATTGCGGCATTTTCAGCTGATGCAGATTTCTATATTTTTGATGAACCAACATCAGGACTTGATCCCTTGAATGAGGAAATGTTTCAACAAGAAGTGTTGCAACTAAAACAACGGGGAAAAAGTATTTTATTATCTAGCCATATTCTTTCAGAAGTCGAAAAAATGTGTGATCGAATAGGAATTATTCGCGAAGGTCAAATTATTGAAACTGGAACCCTTGATGAAATGCGTCATTTAACGCGAACTCAAATTACAGTCGAAACGTCTAATGATCCAAGTAACATCAAAGATTTAACGGGAGTTCATGATTTTATAATTGACGAAAACGATAAGAACCGAGCGATTTTTGCCGTAGATTCTGAATCAATGGAAAAAGTTATGAAAGCACTTGTGGACAACGGAATTATCACATTGCAAAGTACTCCGCCAACTTTGGAAGACCTCTTTTTACGCTATTATAAACAGGATACAGACCCAAATGAGGTAAGTGATCATGAAAAATAA
- a CDS encoding TetR/AcrR family transcriptional regulator yields MANIEVPKDPQKVQRILVSALHLFAQNKYRKTKVEDIASMARVSKGIVFRYFDNKFGLYLATIEYANQNILDTVDYSVWQDSVDLTELIVRATEYKLKLQIKFPDEFQLLTDVFANVEDFSPEMEEKVRKKYQASTAMTQKLVEPVFERLVLRDDVSQEEVYNMLNGIMLQIGEETKIFMKNHPDGDLKGMTGIIEHAKGYMKIFERGIKKDN; encoded by the coding sequence ATGGCTAACATAGAGGTTCCAAAGGACCCCCAAAAGGTGCAGAGAATTTTGGTATCTGCTTTGCATCTGTTTGCACAAAATAAATATCGTAAAACAAAGGTTGAGGATATTGCCAGTATGGCCCGCGTTTCAAAGGGAATTGTTTTTCGTTATTTTGATAATAAATTTGGGTTATATCTTGCAACAATTGAATATGCCAATCAAAATATTTTGGATACTGTAGATTACTCGGTTTGGCAGGACTCAGTTGATTTAACAGAGCTAATCGTTAGAGCAACTGAATATAAATTAAAATTACAGATTAAGTTTCCAGATGAGTTTCAACTATTAACCGATGTTTTTGCCAATGTAGAGGATTTTTCGCCGGAGATGGAAGAAAAAGTGCGAAAAAAATATCAAGCTTCAACGGCAATGACACAAAAATTAGTTGAACCAGTATTTGAAAGATTAGTTTTACGTGATGATGTTTCACAAGAGGAAGTCTATAACATGTTGAATGGTATTATGCTTCAAATCGGAGAAGAAACCAAAATATTTATGAAGAACCATCCAGACGGAGATTTAAAGGGAATGACTGGAATCATTGAGCATGCAAAGGGCTATATGAAAATTTTTGAAAGAGGTATCAAGAAAGACAACTAA
- a CDS encoding exodeoxyribonuclease III, producing MKLISWNVNGLRAAVTHGFEDTFKDLDADFFCVQETKLQKGQIEIDFPGYYQYWNYAERKGYSGTAIFTKHKPLNVTYGIGIEEYDTEGRIITLEYANYYVITCYTPNSQPKLKRLEYRMSWEDAFKNYVDQLKKDKPVIFCGDLNVAHNEIDLKNPKTNHKNAGFSDQERAKFTELLQSGFTDTFRHFYPDLTGIYSWWSYRFNARKNNAGWRIDYFVTSNDLDDKLKDAKIHTEIFGSDHCPVELDIDL from the coding sequence ATGAAACTAATTTCATGGAATGTAAATGGTTTACGAGCAGCGGTTACACATGGCTTTGAAGACACTTTTAAGGACTTAGACGCGGACTTCTTCTGTGTGCAAGAGACTAAATTGCAAAAAGGACAAATTGAAATTGACTTTCCAGGCTATTATCAATATTGGAACTATGCAGAGCGTAAGGGATATTCGGGGACAGCAATTTTTACTAAACATAAACCACTTAACGTTACTTATGGTATTGGGATTGAAGAGTATGACACCGAAGGACGGATTATAACTTTAGAGTATGCCAATTACTATGTGATTACGTGTTATACACCAAATTCTCAGCCCAAACTAAAGCGATTGGAATATCGAATGTCATGGGAAGATGCATTTAAAAATTACGTGGATCAACTTAAAAAAGATAAACCAGTCATTTTTTGCGGAGATTTAAATGTAGCCCATAATGAAATTGATTTAAAAAATCCAAAAACAAATCATAAAAATGCTGGATTTAGTGACCAAGAACGAGCAAAATTTACGGAACTTTTACAAAGTGGATTTACCGATACTTTTAGGCATTTTTATCCGGACTTAACCGGGATCTACTCATGGTGGAGCTATCGATTTAATGCAAGAAAAAATAACGCTGGTTGGCGAATAGACTATTTTGTAACTTCAAATGATCTTGATGATAAGTTAAAAGACGCAAAAATTCATACGGAAATATTCGGTTCAGATCACTGCCCGGTTGAGCTGGATATTGATTTATAA
- a CDS encoding ABC transporter permease — protein MKNNFQKTWFLTKFHLRKDWLALTIWIISLAALMGAVALKFEAIYGTKAQIATIKSTLNTPAMQALLGTFKGSIKTTSDVFANEMLLFMAIAMAAMNIYFAVRGSRGEEDDGLTELIASHAVGKMADFSSVVLELLTANIILTVLYGFGIQFSTMPGVDGQGSWLIAIALGMVGMLFGSIALLMSQLADNSRGATAYSYGVFGIMYIARMYTDIRHPSQTWWVPLGWIEKISAFQSNDWWPVTCLLALVFVVLLVALQVNQNRDIGSGVIPTRPGRKQATWALRGPSSLVFILQKNSILIWTFGLFVLGATYGSIFNSVGDILKTNPTIQQVLGPDAIKEANHQVILNFISVLSSVMVAIASIPAIQNINRVMGDNNKGYLETVYAKSISRIHILSSYLVTSIISGLLALFASFLGMYVAGNASMHSGKIAIETYVHVFTASAPILLITIGIAVLINGICPKLSVLTWIYLAYGFFAVYMGGLMKLPSWAKKVTAFGWLNKVPMHSVNQSYVITMLLIAVVLIIIGYIGYSQRDLD, from the coding sequence ATGAAAAATAATTTTCAAAAAACTTGGTTTTTAACAAAATTTCATTTGCGTAAAGATTGGTTAGCGTTAACAATTTGGATTATATCGTTGGCAGCTTTAATGGGTGCCGTTGCTTTAAAATTTGAAGCAATTTATGGAACCAAAGCACAGATAGCAACAATAAAAAGCACCTTGAATACACCAGCCATGCAAGCACTACTGGGCACATTCAAGGGATCCATTAAAACAACGAGTGATGTCTTTGCCAACGAAATGCTACTTTTTATGGCAATTGCAATGGCAGCAATGAACATTTATTTTGCGGTACGAGGGTCACGTGGTGAAGAAGATGATGGATTAACTGAACTAATTGCATCACATGCCGTAGGAAAAATGGCTGATTTTTCTTCCGTTGTTTTAGAACTCCTCACAGCTAATATAATTCTAACTGTTTTGTACGGATTTGGAATCCAATTTAGTACGATGCCAGGAGTTGATGGGCAAGGATCTTGGTTAATTGCAATTGCTTTGGGAATGGTTGGAATGTTGTTTGGAAGTATTGCCTTACTAATGTCACAGTTGGCCGATAATAGTAGAGGAGCTACCGCTTACAGTTACGGAGTCTTTGGAATTATGTACATTGCAAGAATGTATACAGATATAAGGCATCCGAGTCAAACTTGGTGGGTGCCATTAGGTTGGATTGAAAAAATAAGTGCGTTTCAAAGTAACGATTGGTGGCCAGTTACTTGTCTTTTAGCCTTAGTATTTGTTGTTTTATTGGTGGCGTTACAGGTTAACCAAAATAGGGATATTGGATCTGGTGTGATTCCCACGAGACCAGGAAGAAAACAAGCAACGTGGGCATTGCGAGGACCAAGCAGTCTAGTATTTATATTACAGAAAAATAGTATTTTAATTTGGACATTTGGATTGTTTGTACTCGGGGCAACATATGGTTCTATTTTTAATTCAGTAGGAGATATCTTAAAAACTAATCCGACTATACAACAAGTTTTGGGACCTGATGCCATTAAAGAAGCTAATCATCAAGTTATTCTTAATTTTATTTCAGTTTTATCGTCTGTGATGGTTGCAATCGCCTCTATACCCGCCATTCAAAATATCAACAGAGTGATGGGTGATAATAATAAGGGATATCTTGAAACAGTGTACGCAAAATCAATTTCAAGAATTCATATTTTAAGTAGTTATCTTGTGACATCAATAATTAGTGGCCTATTAGCTCTATTTGCTTCATTTTTAGGAATGTACGTCGCGGGAAATGCTAGCATGCATTCTGGGAAAATTGCAATTGAGACTTATGTGCATGTGTTCACAGCAAGTGCACCCATACTATTAATAACAATTGGAATTGCGGTTCTTATTAACGGAATTTGTCCAAAATTATCGGTGCTAACATGGATATATTTAGCATACGGATTTTTTGCTGTTTACATGGGTGGGCTCATGAAACTTCCAAGTTGGGCAAAGAAAGTTACTGCTTTTGGTTGGTTGAATAAGGTTCCAATGCACAGCGTGAATCAATCATACGTAATAACTATGTTGCTTATTGCGGTGGTTCTTATTATCATTGGTTATATTGGATATTCGCAACGTGACTTAGATTAG
- a CDS encoding GtrA family protein, whose protein sequence is MLLKLFNKYKSMISYLFWGGITTLVNIVVFIVLIRYANMPIQVSNVIAWVASVSVAYISNKLWVFNSKTETIGELLSEAFRFFSVRAITLIFDIIIVWIGISLLHWNDVIVKIIDNVFIIISNYFFSKWLVFHSSSNFKKNK, encoded by the coding sequence ATGCTTTTAAAACTTTTCAATAAATATAAATCTATGATTTCCTATCTTTTTTGGGGCGGAATCACAACCCTTGTTAACATCGTTGTCTTCATTGTGTTAATTCGATATGCCAACATGCCAATCCAAGTATCGAACGTTATTGCCTGGGTCGCTTCTGTTTCGGTCGCATATATTTCAAATAAACTCTGGGTATTTAATTCAAAAACTGAAACGATTGGCGAATTACTTTCAGAGGCTTTTCGTTTCTTCTCCGTCAGAGCTATTACTTTAATATTTGATATTATTATCGTTTGGATTGGTATCAGTCTGTTACATTGGAATGATGTTATTGTAAAAATTATTGATAACGTCTTTATTATTATCTCAAACTACTTCTTTAGTAAATGGTTAGTTTTCCATTCATCAAGTAATTTTAAAAAAAATAAATAA
- a CDS encoding glycosyltransferase family 2 protein — translation MKKLSVVVPVYNEEETVNIFYNEFQKVTEKINYETELWFIDDGSKDNTLEEIRRLNNKDNTVHYVSFSRNFGKEAGLLAGLERAKGDLVAVMDVDLQDPPELLPKMIRLVEEDGYDAVATRRKDREGESKIRSFFARMFYRLINKMTNLNLVDGARDFRVMTRQMVKSILKMPERQRFSKGLFNWVGFNTYYLSFENRERVAGSTSWSFGGLLKYAIEGFVDFSTTPLTFVTGLGATSFGLSILGAIIVLVRAIVAPHASAFGWSSMAVIILFFSGLQLLSLGIVGRYIAEIYLEVKSRPVYLVKEEK, via the coding sequence TTGAAAAAATTATCTGTGGTTGTGCCAGTTTACAACGAAGAAGAGACAGTTAATATTTTCTATAACGAATTTCAAAAAGTTACGGAAAAAATAAACTATGAAACAGAACTATGGTTCATCGATGATGGATCAAAAGATAATACCTTGGAAGAGATTAGGCGGTTGAACAATAAAGACAATACAGTTCATTATGTCAGCTTCTCACGTAACTTTGGGAAAGAGGCGGGGTTACTTGCGGGGCTAGAACGTGCCAAAGGTGATCTAGTTGCTGTGATGGACGTAGATTTGCAAGATCCACCTGAACTATTACCTAAAATGATTCGGTTAGTTGAAGAGGACGGATATGACGCGGTTGCAACGCGAAGAAAAGATCGTGAAGGTGAAAGCAAAATCCGATCGTTCTTTGCTAGGATGTTTTATAGACTAATTAATAAAATGACTAACTTAAACTTAGTTGATGGTGCTCGTGATTTTAGAGTGATGACCCGACAAATGGTGAAAAGTATTTTAAAAATGCCAGAACGTCAGCGGTTCAGTAAAGGGTTGTTTAACTGGGTTGGCTTTAATACATATTATTTATCATTTGAAAATCGCGAACGAGTTGCCGGATCAACTTCGTGGTCTTTTGGGGGACTGCTTAAATATGCGATTGAAGGTTTTGTGGATTTTTCTACAACACCCCTAACTTTTGTAACGGGATTGGGTGCCACATCGTTTGGTCTATCAATACTTGGTGCAATAATTGTTTTGGTTAGGGCGATTGTAGCACCACATGCATCGGCATTTGGTTGGTCCTCGATGGCTGTCATTATTCTGTTTTTTAGTGGACTTCAGTTATTAAGTTTAGGAATTGTTGGGAGATACATTGCCGAAATTTACCTCGAAGTTAAATCACGTCCTGTTTATTTGGTAAAAGAAGAAAAGTAA
- a CDS encoding Y-family DNA polymerase yields the protein MLEYNYSNEPHGLVFMIDSKSFYASVESVDRGLNPLKSVLVVMSLADNTNGGLVLAASPEAKKQYGVSNVMRTRDVPRTDKIIVAEPRMNYYIEKNVAINNIFKEYSAEEDVHPYSIDESLLDMEKSWRLFGNTPIEVAQRIQKEVRDQLGIYLTVGIGDNPAMAKLALDLGAKKSPQLLSRWHYEDIPQKLWPITDLSSVWSIGKRTEKHLKRMGINSMYDLAHTNPYAIREELGVIGSQLFALSWGIDRSVIRQHFTPRSKSYGNSQVLPRDYRTDAELRVVIRELTEQVAARIRKHKQLTKCISLSVGFSYHEHDLGHHGFSKQMKIDATNQTTRLVLYTEQLFENNWNGEEVRNIAVYCTHLQDDNAEQLDLFQQMEISIKQRKLDATMDQLRKRFGIKKLVKLSSLTEGGTAIQRAGLVGGHRGGNAYE from the coding sequence ATGCTTGAATATAATTATTCGAATGAACCGCATGGATTGGTTTTTATGATTGATTCGAAGTCCTTTTATGCCAGTGTGGAAAGTGTGGACCGTGGATTGAATCCATTAAAATCGGTTTTAGTAGTTATGTCATTGGCAGATAATACAAATGGTGGGCTGGTGTTGGCGGCATCACCTGAAGCAAAAAAGCAATACGGAGTTAGCAATGTTATGCGAACTAGAGATGTGCCTCGCACAGATAAGATCATAGTTGCTGAGCCTAGAATGAATTATTACATAGAAAAAAATGTTGCAATTAATAATATTTTTAAAGAATACAGCGCAGAAGAAGACGTTCATCCTTACTCAATTGATGAATCATTGCTTGATATGGAAAAATCATGGCGTTTATTTGGTAATACTCCAATTGAGGTGGCACAACGTATTCAAAAGGAGGTACGGGATCAACTAGGCATTTATTTGACAGTTGGGATTGGTGATAACCCCGCAATGGCTAAACTAGCCTTGGATCTTGGTGCTAAGAAGAGTCCACAACTACTGTCACGTTGGCATTATGAAGATATTCCACAGAAGCTCTGGCCAATTACAGACCTTTCATCTGTCTGGAGTATTGGAAAACGAACTGAGAAACACCTTAAACGAATGGGAATTAATTCGATGTATGACTTAGCTCATACTAATCCGTATGCGATTCGTGAGGAGTTGGGTGTAATTGGTTCACAGCTTTTTGCATTAAGCTGGGGAATAGATCGATCAGTTATTCGTCAACACTTCACGCCTAGATCTAAGAGCTATGGCAATTCGCAAGTGTTGCCTCGAGATTATAGAACCGACGCTGAACTAAGAGTAGTTATTAGAGAACTTACCGAACAAGTGGCAGCACGTATTCGGAAACATAAACAGTTAACCAAATGTATTTCACTTTCGGTTGGTTTTTCATATCATGAGCATGATTTGGGACATCATGGATTCTCTAAACAAATGAAGATTGATGCAACTAATCAAACTACGAGACTAGTTTTGTATACTGAACAATTATTTGAAAATAATTGGAACGGAGAAGAAGTGAGAAATATTGCGGTCTATTGTACTCATTTACAAGATGATAATGCGGAACAATTGGATTTATTTCAGCAAATGGAAATTAGTATTAAACAGCGCAAGCTGGATGCAACGATGGATCAATTGCGAAAGCGCTTTGGTATAAAAAAGCTAGTTAAACTTTCGAGTCTAACGGAAGGAGGAACTGCGATACAGCGTGCTGGGTTAGTTGGGGGGCATCGTGGAGGAAATGCTTATGAATAA